The following coding sequences lie in one Stigmatopora argus isolate UIUO_Sarg chromosome 5, RoL_Sarg_1.0, whole genome shotgun sequence genomic window:
- the LOC144074688 gene encoding fructose-1,6-bisphosphatase 1-like — MSDRGTFDTNVVTVTRFVMEEGRRAKGTGELTRLLNSLCTAVKAISSAVRKAGIAHLYGIAGSTNVTGDQVKKLDILSNDMVINMIKSSFTSCVLISEENDKAIIVEPETRGKYIVCFDPLDGSSNIDCLVSIGTIFAIYKRESEDGKPCEKDALQPGRKLVAAGYALYGSATMMVLSTGTGVNCFMLDPAIGEFILTERKVRIKKRGNIYSLNEGYSKYFEPAVTEYLRNKKFPQDGTEPYGARYIGSMVADVHRTLMYGGIFLYPGNLKSPEGKLRLLYEGNPMAFIIEQAGGAASTGFQDILDIQPEGIHQRSPVAMGSPEDVADYVAMCRKHAPKAK; from the exons ATGTCCGACCGAGGAACTTTTGATACCAACGTGGTCACCGTGACCCGCTTTGTCATGGAGGAGGGCCGGCGGGCCAAAGGGACCGGGGAGCTCACCCGGCTTCTCAATTCATTGTGCACGGCCGTCAAAGCCATTTCCAGCGCGGTGCGCAAAGCCGGCATCGCTCACTT GTACGGCATTGCGGGCAGCACCAACGTGACGGGCGACCAGGTGAAGAAGCTGGACATCCTGTCCAATGACATGGTCATCAACATGATCAAGTCCTCCTTCACCTCTTGCGTGCTGATTTCAGAGGAGAACGACAAAGCTATCATCGTGGAGCCAGAGACCagg GGCAAGTATATTGTGTGTTTCGACCCGCTGGATGGCTCGTCCAACATCGACTGCCTGGTATCCATCGGAACAATCTTTGCCATCTACAAGAGG GAAAGCGAGGACGGCAAGCCTTGCGAGAAGGACGCCTTGCAGCCCGGCAGGAAACTGGTGGCGGCGGGCTACGCCCTCTATGGCAGCGCCACCATGATGGTGCTCTCCACCGGAACTGGAGTCAACTGCTTCATGCTCGACCCG GCCATCGGCGAGTTCATCCTGACCGAGCGGAAAGTGAGAATCAAAAAACGGGGCAACATTTACAGCTTGAATGAAGGCTACTCCAAATACTTTGAGCCGGCTGTCACCGAGTATTTGCGCAATAAGAAATTTCCTCAG GACGGGACCGAGCCGTACGGCGCTCGCTACATCGGTTCCATGGTGGCCGACGTGCACCGGACACTCATGTACGGTGGGATCTTTTTGTATCCGGGGAACCTGAAGAGCCCTGAGGGAAAG CTGCGTCTGCTGTACGAGGGCAACCCCATGGCCTTCATCATCGAGCAAGCAGGGGGAGCCGCCTCCACCGGCTTCCAAGACATCCTGGACATCCAGCCAGAGGGCATCCACCAGAGATCCCCTGTGGCCATGGGCTCCCCTGAAGACGTGGCCGACTATGTGGCCATGTGCCGCAAGCACGCCCCCAAAGCCAAGTGA